One Candidatus Margulisiibacteriota bacterium genomic window carries:
- the ruvX gene encoding Holliday junction resolvase RuvX encodes MNRIMAIDLGTKRIGIAVSDLLGLTAQPATVLEKKADGSELDDLAKLIDKYGNVSELLVGLPKTLKGEEGPAAQNARSFAEQLKERFKLKVTLWDERLTTAAATKFLISAGVSRADRKKVIDKSAAAGILQNYLDRLGKREST; translated from the coding sequence ATGAACAGGATCATGGCAATTGATCTTGGGACAAAACGGATCGGCATCGCAGTTTCCGATCTCCTTGGGTTAACCGCCCAACCGGCAACTGTCCTGGAAAAAAAGGCGGACGGAAGCGAACTTGATGATTTGGCCAAGCTTATTGATAAGTACGGCAATGTCAGTGAGCTGTTGGTCGGACTGCCAAAGACCTTGAAAGGGGAAGAAGGTCCTGCCGCGCAAAACGCCAGATCATTTGCCGAACAACTGAAAGAAAGATTCAAGCTTAAAGTCACCCTTTGGGACGAGCGTCTGACCACCGCCGCCGCGACCAAGTTCCTGATCAGCGCGGGGGTTTCCCGGGCGGATCGAAAAAAGGTGATCGATAAAAGTGCCGCGGCCGGGATACTGCAGAACTATTTGGATAGATTGGGAAAGCGGGAAAGCACTTAG
- the mltG gene encoding endolytic transglycosylase MltG, protein MKNNIILTTIAFLIVCLAFILQPANPFDRQGTLVAIPAGSSAKQIKAILAQKRLLPPRSSFLILLRLFGLQDKVKAGEYLISPSMFLPEIIIKLVANETVPPKQIRVTFPEGSSIYKMGEILKASRYLQWQGFQTLVNEGITAERRAKHYKIFRYISSESPEGYLFPDTYDFFPEASLDLVVETMLRRFEAVILPFWDKEKGKTKLTLHEILTLASIVEKEAKIPAERPIIASVFYNRLKIGMPLAADPTVKYALENPSKKVFLNQLNVDSPYNTYKRAGLPPGPICNPGLDSIKAAINPAKTDFLFFVARSDGSHKFSKSFEEHKKARGKR, encoded by the coding sequence ATGAAAAACAATATTATACTAACAACCATCGCTTTTCTGATCGTTTGTCTTGCCTTTATCCTTCAGCCGGCCAATCCCTTTGACCGGCAAGGGACGCTGGTTGCGATACCAGCCGGAAGTTCGGCAAAACAGATCAAGGCGATCCTGGCCCAAAAAAGGCTCTTGCCGCCACGGAGCAGCTTTCTTATATTACTTAGGCTATTCGGCCTGCAGGACAAGGTCAAAGCCGGCGAGTACCTGATCTCTCCATCCATGTTCCTTCCGGAGATCATTATAAAATTGGTGGCGAACGAAACAGTTCCGCCAAAGCAGATCAGGGTAACCTTTCCGGAAGGAAGTTCGATCTATAAAATGGGGGAGATCCTGAAAGCCTCCAGGTACCTGCAGTGGCAAGGCTTTCAAACGCTGGTCAATGAAGGGATTACGGCTGAACGCCGGGCAAAACATTACAAGATCTTCCGCTATATCTCAAGCGAATCGCCTGAGGGCTATCTTTTTCCCGATACCTACGATTTTTTCCCGGAAGCAAGCTTAGATCTGGTCGTCGAGACAATGCTAAGGCGGTTTGAGGCGGTTATTCTCCCATTCTGGGATAAAGAAAAAGGCAAGACCAAGCTGACCCTTCATGAAATATTGACCCTTGCCTCGATCGTCGAGAAGGAGGCAAAGATCCCGGCGGAGAGACCGATCATTGCTTCGGTCTTTTATAATCGATTAAAGATCGGGATGCCTCTAGCGGCCGACCCCACGGTCAAATATGCCTTGGAAAACCCGTCTAAAAAGGTCTTTTTAAACCAGTTGAACGTCGATTCACCTTACAATACATATAAGCGGGCAGGGCTTCCACCCGGCCCAATCTGCAACCCGGGACTTGATTCGATCAAAGCGGCGATAAATCCTGCTAAAACCGACTTCCTGTTCTTTGTCGCGCGATCAGACGGAAGCCATAAGTTTAGTAAAAGCTTTGAAGAACATAAGAAGGCCAGAGGAAAGCGGTAG
- the guaA gene encoding glutamine-hydrolyzing GMP synthase: MTQQKHDLIAVLDFGAQYSLLIARRVRECNVYCEVFPHDIPVAELIKKEVKGIIISGGPASVYEEDAPKADPKLWTTGIPVLGICYGMQLMAKDLGGEVKEGKKREYGKADLTIDDQANIFAGLDTNLQCWMSHGDTVMKLPPGFKQIAHTDNTKYAAAGDPSKKIFGVQFHPEVVHTPKGIEVIKNFVYVVCGCQPTWTTANFIEEQVRSIREKVGREKVLLALSGGVDSTTVAALMHKAIGDQLICMFIDQGFMRKNEAKKIDELFTKKFKVNFLNINAATRFFGKLNGIIDPEQKRRLIGENFIRTFEEEAKKLGQIPFLAQGTLYPDVIESAVPGSTTGKAAKKIKTHHNVGGLPEKMGFKLIEPLRLLFKDEVRTLGRELGVPDEIISRQPFPGPGLAIRIIGEVTPERVKVLQAVDDIIVSEVKKAGLYKELWQSFGVLLPIRTVGVMGDKRTYLNTIAVRAVTSKDAMTADWARLPYDLLEIISNRIINETPEINRVVYDISSKPPSTIEWE; encoded by the coding sequence ATGACGCAGCAAAAACATGATCTGATCGCGGTCCTTGATTTTGGAGCTCAATATTCCCTGCTGATCGCCCGGCGCGTCCGCGAATGCAATGTCTACTGCGAAGTTTTCCCTCACGATATCCCGGTCGCTGAATTGATCAAAAAAGAGGTCAAAGGAATAATTATTTCCGGCGGCCCCGCGTCGGTCTATGAAGAAGACGCACCTAAGGCTGATCCAAAGCTTTGGACAACCGGTATTCCGGTCTTAGGCATTTGTTATGGGATGCAGCTGATGGCTAAAGATCTTGGCGGCGAAGTTAAGGAAGGAAAAAAACGAGAATACGGCAAAGCAGATCTGACGATCGACGACCAGGCAAATATTTTTGCCGGACTCGACACTAATTTACAGTGCTGGATGAGCCATGGCGACACGGTCATGAAGCTCCCTCCCGGCTTTAAACAGATCGCCCACACAGATAACACCAAATATGCGGCCGCCGGGGATCCGTCTAAAAAGATCTTTGGCGTCCAGTTCCATCCCGAAGTCGTCCATACGCCAAAAGGGATCGAGGTTATCAAAAATTTTGTTTACGTTGTTTGCGGCTGTCAGCCTACCTGGACGACCGCGAATTTCATTGAAGAACAAGTGAGATCGATCCGTGAAAAGGTTGGCCGGGAAAAGGTCCTCCTTGCCCTTTCCGGCGGGGTCGACTCAACGACTGTCGCCGCCTTGATGCACAAAGCGATCGGCGATCAGCTGATCTGCATGTTTATTGATCAGGGGTTCATGCGTAAAAATGAAGCCAAAAAGATCGACGAACTCTTTACAAAAAAATTCAAGGTTAACTTCCTCAATATTAACGCTGCAACTCGTTTTTTTGGCAAGCTTAACGGGATCATTGATCCGGAACAGAAAAGGAGACTGATCGGCGAGAATTTCATCCGGACATTTGAAGAAGAAGCAAAAAAACTTGGCCAGATCCCATTTCTTGCCCAAGGAACCCTTTATCCTGACGTTATAGAAAGCGCGGTTCCAGGGTCAACAACCGGGAAAGCAGCCAAAAAGATCAAAACCCACCACAATGTCGGCGGTTTGCCGGAAAAAATGGGCTTTAAACTTATTGAGCCGCTCCGGCTCCTTTTTAAAGACGAGGTCAGGACGCTTGGCCGCGAACTTGGTGTTCCGGATGAGATCATCAGCCGCCAGCCATTCCCCGGACCGGGTCTGGCGATCAGGATCATTGGAGAAGTGACACCCGAAAGAGTAAAGGTCCTTCAAGCGGTCGATGATATTATCGTTTCCGAAGTTAAAAAAGCTGGTCTTTACAAAGAATTATGGCAATCCTTTGGTGTCCTGCTCCCTATCAGGACTGTCGGGGTAATGGGGGACAAACGGACCTATCTCAATACTATAGCGGTCCGGGCGGTCACGTCCAAGGATGCAATGACCGCCGATTGGGCCAGGCTCCCCTACGATTTACTCGAAATTATTTCCAATCGGATAATTAATGAAACTCCGGAAATTAACCGTGTGGTCTACGACATTTCCTCAAAGCCGCCATCGACTATTGAGTGGGAATAG
- a CDS encoding GuaB3 family IMP dehydrogenase-related protein yields MDISLGKSKKTRRVYGFDEISLVPSIVTINPEDTDVSVSIGGKKLEIPIIASAMDGVISPKTAVLMSKNGGLGVLNLHGVWTRYEDAEKVLKEISLVEKEKYVELMQKIYLEPIKKELIVKRIKEIKSLGGIAAVSSIPQDALEFGQIARDAGVDIFVVQSTVLSTKHKSTGSKILDLKEFCRMMKVPVLVGNCVTYEVALTLMGTGVAGVLVGIGPGAACTSRGVLGVGVPMATSIADCAAARDSYFKENNVYVPIIADGGMAVGGDVCKAIACGADAVMIGSPIAKATEAPGGGFHWGMATPSPTLPRGSRIRVGTIAPLKEILHGPAKFDDGSMNFVGALRTSMGTLGAADLKEMQQVDVVIAPSILTEGKVYQKAQSLGMYK; encoded by the coding sequence ATGGATATTTCACTTGGTAAATCAAAAAAGACCCGTCGAGTTTACGGTTTTGACGAAATTTCCCTCGTCCCTTCTATAGTTACCATAAATCCTGAAGATACCGATGTTTCGGTCTCTATCGGCGGGAAGAAGCTTGAGATCCCGATCATTGCTTCGGCCATGGATGGCGTGATCAGCCCCAAAACCGCAGTGCTGATGAGCAAGAACGGCGGTCTCGGGGTCCTCAATCTGCACGGGGTTTGGACCCGGTACGAAGACGCGGAAAAGGTGCTTAAAGAGATCTCCCTGGTCGAAAAAGAAAAATATGTTGAGTTGATGCAGAAGATCTACCTTGAACCGATCAAGAAAGAGCTGATCGTTAAACGGATCAAGGAGATCAAATCGCTCGGCGGGATCGCCGCGGTCTCTTCCATTCCTCAGGATGCCCTGGAATTCGGCCAGATAGCCCGTGACGCGGGGGTTGATATTTTTGTCGTTCAGTCGACAGTCCTTTCGACCAAGCACAAATCAACCGGCTCCAAGATCCTTGATCTCAAGGAATTCTGCAGGATGATGAAAGTTCCGGTTTTGGTCGGCAACTGCGTTACTTATGAGGTCGCTTTGACTTTAATGGGCACAGGTGTCGCTGGAGTCCTGGTTGGTATTGGACCGGGGGCAGCTTGTACTTCCCGCGGTGTACTTGGGGTTGGCGTTCCCATGGCAACATCGATCGCCGACTGCGCCGCCGCCCGCGATTCATATTTTAAAGAAAACAATGTTTATGTCCCGATCATTGCCGACGGCGGAATGGCAGTCGGCGGAGACGTATGCAAAGCGATCGCCTGCGGCGCCGACGCGGTAATGATCGGTTCCCCGATCGCCAAAGCGACCGAAGCTCCCGGAGGCGGTTTTCACTGGGGAATGGCGACCCCTTCACCCACCCTGCCGCGCGGTTCGCGCATCCGGGTCGGGACGATCGCTCCGCTCAAAGAGATCCTTCATGGACCGGCAAAATTCGACGACGGCTCAATGAACTTTGTCGGCGCCCTCCGGACCTCGATGGGAACACTGGGAGCGGCTGATCTGAAAGAAATGCAGCAAGTCGATGTGGTCATTGCCCCTTCGATCCTGACCGAAGGGAAGGTTTATCAAAAAGCCCAGTCGCTGGGAATGTATAAGTAA